GCTCAGCTGGTTAGAGCACCTGACTCATAATCAGGTGGTCCCTGGTTCGAGCCCAGGTGGGACCACAGTTTAAGTTTAAAAAGCCTTGAAAATCATTCGATTTTTGAGGCTTTTTTGTTTTTCTGAATGAATTAGGGTAGGATTAAAATAGATTAATGGGTTAATCTTAAAACGTGGGATTTGAGAAATAATTTAGTTTGTCTAAGAGGAGATAGATTTGTTTTGCAAACCTGCATTTATTGCATAAAAAAAGCCTTTCCATTACGAAAAGGCTTTTAAACAATGTTGCGGTCTGGACGGGACTCGAACCTATCCAGATATTTTGAGTAATTACTACACTTTACAATGGTTGAAAAATAATAGGGGAAGTCCTAGGGGATGTTTGTTGTAAATTTACATTACTAAAATATTCTAATTTATTAATTCAAAAAGTTGCTTAACCTATATTTTGATTGATAAAAACAAAGGATTTTACTTTATCTAAATGTTAAAAGTGTTAAATTTTGTTTTTTTGGTAAACACTCCAAATGCCACTATATCAATTATTTAATTATTATTTGTAAGTTTTTATTTATACTTTAGCCGAAATATTAGAACTTATTAAAACTCTTACTAGAGTTATAACATAAAGTACTAATTCCTAAATTATATAAAAAATGGAAACAAATTACTTTACCGTGAAAGCGGTTTTAAGAATGGACAAGATTAGAAAAGACGAAACTTGTCCTATTTATATTGTATTACAACGTAATAATGTAACTCAAAAATTATCCTTATCTGAATTTATACAAGTTAAGCATTGGGATAAAAATACCGAGCAAGGTATTGGAAAAGGTTATGGTAACCTGAATGCAATAATTAAAAAAAGGAAGCAAAATCTTGAAGATTTTATTAGAGAGAGTAAAAGTTTTGGAAAACCACTTACTAAAGCTGACATTAATAACTTTTGGAATGGAAAATCTGTAAACGAGGACGACGTATTATTTTCTAAATTTTATAAATCGTTTTGTAAACGCCATTTTAAAACTATAAAAGAAAGTACTCAAGTCCATTACGTAACTCTTGAAAAAAAATTGAACCATTTTAAGCCTAATCTAAAAATTTCTGAAATAAATTATTCCTTTATGGTTGAGTTTGACAACTATTTAATAGAGACTAAAAGTGGTAGATACAATATGATTAAATTTCTAAAAACGACTTTAAAAGAAGCTTTGAAATTAGGCGTTGTAAAAAATGAATCTTGGAAAGGTTTTCAAAATGTTTCTCCCAATACTAGTGAAATTTATTTAACTCCTGCTGAAATACATCTAATTGAAATTTGCGATTTATCCTCAAAAAAACAGTATGAACTAACTCGATGTATGTTTCTTTTCAGTTGTTAT
The Flavobacterium sp. 5 DNA segment above includes these coding regions:
- a CDS encoding site-specific integrase translates to METNYFTVKAVLRMDKIRKDETCPIYIVLQRNNVTQKLSLSEFIQVKHWDKNTEQGIGKGYGNLNAIIKKRKQNLEDFIRESKSFGKPLTKADINNFWNGKSVNEDDVLFSKFYKSFCKRHFKTIKESTQVHYVTLEKKLNHFKPNLKISEINYSFMVEFDNYLIETKSGRYNMIKFLKTTLKEALKLGVVKNESWKGFQNVSPNTSEIYLTPAEIHLIEICDLSSKKQYELTRCMFLFSCYTGMRFSDVVALKKENYKNGIITLKQVKTNVDLKVPVNLQAKKIICRFYSKRKEDENIFPKIENQTVNRYLKKIGEIAKIKKELHFHIGRHTFGTTLLNNNVNVFYISKMMGHKKLSQTYAYTGVNVGKMKDIMTNVNFSSKK